The following proteins are co-located in the Rhodococcus opacus B4 genome:
- the uraD gene encoding 2-oxo-4-hydroxy-4-carboxy-5-ureidoimidazoline decarboxylase has protein sequence MVFDAGLRRFNEASQSEATTWARICLDIPRWADELVSARPYPDRSSLLTAARTGAGPLSAEEIERALAHHPRIGEPPGGDDAEAQLARTEQSNVDSSDAEAKKRLADGNRAYEDKFGRVFLIRAAGRSTSDVLTALDRRLVNDEAGELAVVAEELRDIAALRLAGMLDA, from the coding sequence ATGGTTTTCGATGCAGGACTCCGACGATTCAACGAGGCTTCACAGTCCGAGGCGACGACATGGGCGCGAATCTGCCTGGACATCCCCCGGTGGGCAGACGAACTCGTCTCCGCCCGGCCGTACCCCGATCGCTCCTCGTTGCTCACCGCGGCCAGAACGGGGGCGGGCCCCCTCTCCGCGGAGGAGATAGAACGGGCACTCGCGCACCACCCCCGGATCGGCGAACCCCCGGGCGGCGACGACGCCGAGGCGCAGCTGGCCCGCACGGAACAGTCGAACGTCGATTCGTCCGACGCGGAGGCGAAGAAACGGCTCGCCGACGGCAACCGCGCCTACGAGGACAAGTTCGGACGGGTGTTCCTCATCCGCGCCGCCGGCCGCAGCACGTCCGATGTCCTCACCGCCCTCGACCGCAGGCTGGTCAACGACGAGGCAGGCGAATTGGCCGTTGTCGCAGAGGAACTGCGCGACATCGCCGCCCTCCGGCTCGCCGGGATGCTGGACGCATGA
- the uraH gene encoding hydroxyisourate hydrolase: MSDVSHVTTHVLDAAEGKPAREVPVTLAVRRDSAWVPVADDVTDDDGRAAALGPARLEPGTYRIVFDTGRYFAAKGRPTFYPDITITFALTDSEQHYHVPVLLSPFAYSTYRGS, encoded by the coding sequence ATGAGCGACGTCAGCCACGTCACCACCCACGTGCTGGACGCGGCCGAAGGCAAGCCCGCGCGGGAGGTCCCGGTCACGCTGGCGGTCCGGCGAGACTCGGCCTGGGTCCCCGTTGCCGACGACGTCACCGACGACGACGGGCGCGCCGCGGCCCTGGGACCTGCCCGACTCGAGCCGGGCACCTACCGCATCGTGTTCGACACCGGACGTTACTTCGCCGCGAAGGGACGCCCGACGTTCTACCCCGACATCACCATCACGTTCGCCCTCACCGACAGCGAACAGCACTACCACGTACCTGTCCTTCTCAGCCCATTCGCATACTCGACCTACCGAGGGAGCTAA
- the pucL gene encoding factor-independent urate hydroxylase, whose protein sequence is MSQIVLGQNQYGKAEVRLVKITRDTKRHEIEDVTVTSQLRGDLDAVHTAGDNAHVVATDTQKNTVYAFARDGVGAIESFAMRLGKHFTGEFEWITGGRWEIEQYSWARIPVDGEGHDHSFVRSSDERRNTVVTIDGDRTWVVSGLSNMVVLKSTGSEFRGYPKDKYTTLQETSDRILATSVSARWRYLTTDVDFDKTFENVRSIMLEAFATTHSLALQQSLFQMGSAVLEAHPEIAEVKFSMPNKHHFLVDLEPFGLDNPGEVFFAADRPYGLIEATVEREDAPDAGRAWDSVPGFC, encoded by the coding sequence ATGAGCCAGATCGTGCTCGGCCAGAACCAGTACGGCAAGGCGGAAGTCCGGTTGGTCAAGATCACCCGGGACACCAAGCGACACGAGATCGAAGACGTCACCGTCACTTCGCAATTGCGCGGAGACCTCGATGCGGTACACACCGCAGGCGACAACGCGCACGTCGTGGCCACGGACACCCAGAAGAACACGGTGTACGCGTTCGCTCGCGACGGCGTCGGCGCGATCGAGTCGTTCGCGATGCGACTCGGCAAACACTTCACCGGCGAGTTCGAGTGGATCACGGGCGGCCGCTGGGAGATCGAGCAGTACTCGTGGGCGCGGATCCCGGTCGACGGCGAGGGCCACGACCATTCCTTCGTCCGATCGAGCGACGAGCGGCGGAACACCGTGGTCACCATCGACGGCGACCGCACGTGGGTCGTGTCCGGCCTCAGCAACATGGTGGTGCTGAAGTCCACGGGTTCGGAGTTTCGCGGATACCCGAAGGACAAGTACACGACCCTGCAGGAGACATCCGACCGGATCCTCGCCACCTCGGTCAGTGCCCGATGGCGGTACCTCACCACCGACGTCGATTTCGACAAGACGTTCGAGAACGTGCGGTCGATCATGCTGGAGGCGTTCGCCACAACCCACTCGCTCGCGCTGCAGCAGTCGCTGTTCCAGATGGGTTCGGCGGTCCTCGAGGCGCACCCCGAGATCGCCGAGGTGAAGTTCTCGATGCCGAACAAACACCACTTCCTGGTCGATCTGGAGCCGTTCGGACTCGACAACCCCGGCGAGGTGTTCTTCGCGGCCGACCGCCCCTACGGGTTGATCGAGGCGACCGTCGAGCGTGAGGACGCACCCGACGCCGGCCGCGCCTGGGATTCCGTTCCCGGATTCTGCTAG
- a CDS encoding nucleobase:cation symporter-2 family protein, which yields MKRIGHRVAGTTGPEDERLPLGRSYVYGLQHILTMYGGVIAPPLIVGGAAGLTGAEIGLLVSAALFVSGAATLLQTLGVPFFGAKLPLVQGISFASVSTMVAVAAGPGGLRSVFGAIMVAGAIGLLISPFFCKIVRYFPPVVTGSIITVIGISLLPVAVRWAMGGNAKAPDWGSMSNIGLAGFSLFVVLLVSRLVQGTLSRLSILIGIVVGTLFAALIGKADFSAVGKGAIFELPQVFSFGNPLFQIGAIISMTVVILVIMTETTADILAVGEIVGTKVDARRVGDGLRADMLATTVAPVFGTFPASAFAQNVGLVAITGIKSRYVVAAGGSVLFALGLFPILGRLVASVPLPVLGGAGIVLFGSVAASGIRTLSKVSYDGNLNLVIVAVALGFGVIPIAVPDFYSAFPEWVHIVFDSGISAASIVAVLLNILFNEIKAGNRPTPSVVSAAPPVLVDRAEEHPADTARSSAVRNE from the coding sequence ATGAAGCGGATCGGACATCGGGTTGCCGGAACGACCGGACCCGAAGACGAGCGTCTACCGCTCGGAAGGTCGTACGTCTACGGGTTGCAGCACATCCTGACGATGTACGGCGGCGTGATCGCGCCTCCCCTGATCGTCGGCGGCGCCGCCGGACTGACCGGCGCCGAGATCGGGTTGCTCGTGTCGGCGGCCTTGTTCGTCAGCGGCGCCGCCACCCTGCTGCAAACCCTCGGCGTTCCCTTCTTCGGCGCCAAACTCCCCTTGGTGCAGGGCATTTCCTTCGCCTCGGTGTCGACGATGGTGGCGGTGGCCGCCGGTCCGGGCGGGCTGCGCTCCGTGTTCGGGGCCATCATGGTCGCAGGCGCGATCGGATTGTTGATCAGCCCGTTCTTCTGCAAGATCGTCCGCTACTTCCCACCCGTCGTCACCGGGTCGATCATCACGGTCATCGGCATCTCCCTCCTACCGGTCGCCGTGCGGTGGGCGATGGGCGGCAACGCCAAGGCCCCGGACTGGGGGTCGATGTCCAACATCGGACTCGCCGGGTTCAGCCTGTTCGTCGTGTTGCTGGTGAGCCGCCTGGTCCAGGGCACCCTGTCGCGGTTGTCCATCCTGATCGGCATCGTCGTGGGCACCCTGTTCGCCGCGCTGATCGGCAAGGCCGACTTCAGCGCCGTCGGGAAGGGCGCGATCTTCGAACTGCCGCAGGTGTTCTCGTTCGGCAATCCGCTGTTCCAGATCGGCGCGATCATCTCGATGACGGTGGTGATCCTCGTGATCATGACCGAGACGACGGCGGACATCCTCGCGGTCGGCGAGATCGTGGGGACGAAGGTGGATGCACGCCGGGTCGGCGACGGACTCCGAGCGGACATGCTCGCCACCACCGTGGCACCGGTGTTCGGGACGTTCCCGGCCAGTGCGTTCGCCCAGAACGTCGGGCTCGTCGCGATCACCGGGATCAAGAGCCGGTACGTCGTCGCGGCCGGAGGTTCGGTCCTGTTCGCCCTCGGACTGTTCCCCATCCTGGGCCGGCTGGTGGCCTCCGTACCGCTGCCCGTCCTCGGCGGTGCCGGGATCGTGCTCTTCGGTTCGGTGGCCGCCAGCGGAATCCGAACCCTGTCCAAGGTGTCGTACGACGGCAACCTCAACCTGGTGATCGTCGCGGTGGCCCTCGGATTCGGCGTCATCCCGATCGCCGTGCCCGACTTCTACTCGGCCTTCCCGGAGTGGGTACACATCGTCTTCGACTCGGGAATCAGCGCGGCCAGCATCGTCGCGGTGCTGCTGAACATCCTGTTCAACGAGATCAAGGCCGGCAACCGCCCCACCCCCTCGGTGGTCTCGGCGGCGCCTCCCGTCCTCGTCGACCGCGCCGAGGAACACCCGGCCGACACGGCGCGCTCCTCCGCCGTGCGCAATGAGTGA